A window of Deinococcus sp. YIM 134068 genomic DNA:
ATCCACTGCTCGTTTGAAAGGCTCTCCCGTGACGACTCTCCCCACTCCCTCCCCCTCTCCCGTCCTCCTGCCCGCGCCGCTGGGCGGCACCCTCGTGAACCGCGTGCGGCGGCCCGGCCACGACTTCGACCCCAACGAACTCAGCGGGCTGTCCCGGCTGGAACTCTCCGACCGTTCCTATGCCGACCTGGAGATGCTGGCGACGGGCGCGTACTCGCCGCTGACGGGCTTTCTGGGCGAGGCCGACTACCTGAGCGTCATCGAGCACATGCGGCTGGCGGACGGGACACCGTGGAGCATCCCAATCACGCTGCCCGTGAGCCGGGAAGAGGCTGGGCGGTTCACGGGCCGGGTCGTCCTCACCCACGGCGGCGAGGCGGTCGGCAAGCTGGACGTGCAGGAGCGGTACGAGGCGCGCAAGGCGCTGGAAGCGCGCGAGGTCTACCGTACGGAGGACGCGATACACCCTGGCGTGGCGGCCCTGTACGCGGGCGGGGACGTGTATCTGGCCGGGCCGATCACGCTGTTCGAGGTGCCGCGCGGGGCCTTCCCCCTCCACCACCGCACGCCCGCCGAGGTCCGCGAGGTCATCGAGGCGCGTGGTTGGCGAACCTCGGTCGCATTCCAGACGCGCAACCCCATCCACCGGGCGCACGAGTACCTCCACAAGGTCACGCTGGAACTCGTGGACGGACTGCTGCTGCACCCGCTCGTGGGGACGACGAAGGGCGACGACGTGCCCGCCTCCACCCGCGTGCAGGCGTACGAGGTGCTGCTCGACCGCTACTACCCGCAGGCCCGCACGCTGCTGAGCGTGTACCCCGCCGCCATGCGCTACGCCGGGCCGCGCGAGGCGATCCTGCACGCCCTGTCGCGGCGCAACTACGGGGTGACGCACTTCATCGTCGGGCGCGACCACGCGGGGGTGGGCAGCTACTACGGCACCTACGACGCGCAGGAGATTTTCTCGGCGTTCACGTCGGACGAGTTGGGTATCCGGATTCTCAAGTTCGAGCACACCTTCTACTGCCGGACGTGCGGTCAACTCGTCTCCCCGCGCACCTGCCCGCACGGGAGCGAGCATCACCTCGTGCTGAGCGGCACGAAAGTGCGCGAGAAGCTGCGCGCCGGGGAGAACCTGCCGCCCGAATTCACCCGCCCGGAGGTGGCCGAGGTGCTGCGGGGGGCATACAGCGAGCAGGCTTAAAGCACTTCCACCCGACCGACGCGCCCCCCTCACCTGGGCTGTGTTCACTCCTTCCATCTCGCCCCCAAGGAGAACTGCATGACCCGACCCCTGACCCTGCTGGCCTTATCTACCCTCCTCCTCACCCCAGCCGCCCACGCGCAGGGGGCCACGTCCGTGCGGCTGGGCTTCTTCCCCAACCTGACGCACGCGCCCGCCCTGGTGGGGCTGGAGCGCGGCACCTTCCAGAAGGCGCTCGGGGGGGTGAAGCTGGAGCCGAAGGAGTTCGTCTCGGGGACCACGCTGACCGAGGCGTTCGGGGCCGGGCAGATCGACATCGCCTACATCGGCCCCGGCCCGGCGATCAACGCGGCGACGCGCGGGATGCCCCTCCAGATGATCGCGGGGGCGAGTGAGGCGGGCGCGGTGCTCATCGCGCGGGGGGACAGCGGCATCCGGTCGTACAAGGACCTCGCCGGGAAGCGGGTGGCCGTCCCGAGCCTCGGCAACACGCAGGACATCAGCCTGCGGCACATCCTGAAGGACGAGGGCCTGAAGGCGCAGACGGACGGCGGCACCGTGAACGTGACGCCCGTGGCCCCCGCCGACGTGCTGGCCGCCTTCGCCACGCGGCGGGTGGACGCCACGCTCGTGCCCGAGCCGTGGGGCGCGGCGCTGGAGGCCCAGGGCCACCGCCTCGTCGGCACCGAGAAGACGGTGTGGCGGGACGGGGCGTATCCCACGACGGTCGTGATCGTGAATACCCGCTTCGCCGCCCAGAACCCGGCACTCGTGGCCGCGTTCCTGAAGGCGCACGGGGAGGCGGTGGCCTTTCTGAC
This region includes:
- the sat gene encoding sulfate adenylyltransferase — encoded protein: MKGSPVTTLPTPSPSPVLLPAPLGGTLVNRVRRPGHDFDPNELSGLSRLELSDRSYADLEMLATGAYSPLTGFLGEADYLSVIEHMRLADGTPWSIPITLPVSREEAGRFTGRVVLTHGGEAVGKLDVQERYEARKALEAREVYRTEDAIHPGVAALYAGGDVYLAGPITLFEVPRGAFPLHHRTPAEVREVIEARGWRTSVAFQTRNPIHRAHEYLHKVTLELVDGLLLHPLVGTTKGDDVPASTRVQAYEVLLDRYYPQARTLLSVYPAAMRYAGPREAILHALSRRNYGVTHFIVGRDHAGVGSYYGTYDAQEIFSAFTSDELGIRILKFEHTFYCRTCGQLVSPRTCPHGSEHHLVLSGTKVREKLRAGENLPPEFTRPEVAEVLRGAYSEQA
- a CDS encoding ABC transporter substrate-binding protein, with the protein product MTRPLTLLALSTLLLTPAAHAQGATSVRLGFFPNLTHAPALVGLERGTFQKALGGVKLEPKEFVSGTTLTEAFGAGQIDIAYIGPGPAINAATRGMPLQMIAGASEAGAVLIARGDSGIRSYKDLAGKRVAVPSLGNTQDISLRHILKDEGLKAQTDGGTVNVTPVAPADVLAAFATRRVDATLVPEPWGAALEAQGHRLVGTEKTVWRDGAYPTTVVIVNTRFAAQNPALVAAFLKAHGEAVAFLTSKPAAASAVVNRKLEELTGQKLNPRVLQRAMSRTRFTTGLDLAALTEYAALNVEAGYARGATDLTPFVNVGYQKR